Below is a genomic region from Microbacterium sp. LWO12-1.2.
CGCGACGGGACCGGGATGAGTGAGATCCCGACCTCTGCGAAGGCGGCCGAACGTCTGGGCTGGACGGTCACGCGCTTCAACCGCAAGCTCGACAACGTCTGCGACAAGTTCGATCGCATCGGCGTTCCGGGCATGCGCGGCGGCCAGCGCAGCTTCGCCACGAACCGGCGGGCACGGCTCGTCGAACATGTGATCGCCTCACGCCTGGTGTCTCGGGCGGATCTTCCGCTACTGGACGCCTCCCACGACGACGCAGAAGGAGAGCAGGAGTGATCTGGGAGATCGACGATCACGCTCCTGAGATCGAGGGACTCGACAAGAACGGACGGCCCGATCCGGCCTACGCCGAATCCCTCGGCCTGATCCCCGCAGGACGCGGTGCGCGCATCGGGGCGGCGCTGATGGAATGGGCCGTGGCCGTGGTCATCGCGGTGCCCGCGATCATCGCGCTCACTCCGATCCTGGCGGAGGCCGTCGCGGGAGGCTTCGAGCCGGAGGCGTTCTTCGCGCGTCCCGACCTGGTGTGGATCATCGTCGCCGTCGCCGTGTCGCAGGGCCTCATGATCGCCTACGTCATCGTGCAGCTCGTCCTGCACGGACGCAAGGGCGTCACACTCGGAAAGGCGGTGTGCGGCATCCGCTCGGTCAACGTCCGCACGCTCGAGCGTCCGGGCTTCTGGCGCGGGGCGGTGGTGCGCTACCTCCTCGCGGGCGCGTCGTTCCTGATCCCGCTGATCGGGCCCGTTCTGGTGATCGCGCTCTCGCCGCTGTTCGACATCGAACGCCGCGGTCGCGGGTGGCTCGATCTCGCGGCCGCCACCTGGTTCGTCGATGCGCGCCACGGTCTCAACCCCTACGACCAGAAGCGGATGCGCATCGCGCGCAAGCGCGTCAAGACCCCGGAGCATGAGGAGAAGGCGCCGCTGCCCTCACTCGCGACCCCGGTCGACCGCGACGCTCCCGCCGCGTACGTGCCCAGCGCGCGACTCTCCGGCGGCGTCATCGGCGCCCACCGCGGCGGTACGGCGACTCCGCCTGCCCCGCAGCCGGAGTCCGCAGCGGGCGCGGTCGTCTCGGCTGTTCCGCCCTCTCTCGCGACCGGGGCTCCCGCTCCGGCATTCGCTCCGCCTGTGGCCCCAGCCCCGGCCGCCCCTGCTCCCGCAGCTCCGGCCGTGCTGCGGCCTGCTGCGGCACCCGCTCCGGCCCCGACATCCACTCCAGCTCCCGCACCGGCACCCGCTCCGGCCCCGGCATCCACTCCCGCACCGGCTCCCGCCTCGACGCCGGCGCAGAGCGCAGCTCCCGCCGCGTCGGCCGGCACACGTGCAGTGCTGATCCTCGACAGCGGGGAGCGCGTCGAGGTACGCGGCACGACGTTGTTCGGACGCTCGCCCGGTGCCGCCGCTGGCGAGGGCGAGGCGCAGCTGGTGCGCGTGGCCGACGACACCCGATCCGTGTCGAAGACGCACCTGGCCGTGATGCCGGCCAGACGCGGTGTCTTCGCGGTGGACCGTGCGTCGACCAACGGCAGCGCGATCATCAGGAACGGGTCGGAGACCGCCCTGGTCGCCGGGCACCCGGCCGAGCTGCAGATCGGCGACACCGTGCGCTTCGGCGACCGGACCCTGACGGTGGAATGGGTATGACCGCACACGACGAGACGCGCCTCCGGCGCGGTGAGGATGGACGATGAGAGTCAAGCTGACCCTGCGTCGCCCCGCAGCTCCCCTGACCGATGTGGTGGTGATGGCGGACTCGACGGCGACGATCGCCGATGTCGCACGCCAGATCGCGACGACCGATCCACTGCGCAGCATCGCGGCAGCCCCCGCCGACGTGCTCACGCTGTCGGTGGCGCCGCCGACGAGCGACCAGACGACCATGCTCAACCCCGACCTGCTCGTGGGCGATGCGCCGATCGGCTCCGGCTTCCTCGCCGAGGTCGTCAACGTCGGCCCCCACCGCGCTTCCGTCGGCACCATCGGCGCCCGCCCCGCCGCACTGCTCAGCGTCGTGTCCGGCCCCGCATCCGGGCAGGAGTTCCCCCTGCCCATCGGTCACTTCCTGATCGGGCGCGATGCGGCGAACGACGTCACCGTGGCTGATCCGCTGGTGTCGAAGCGGCACGCCCGCATCGAGGTCGCATCGACCTTCGTCGAGCTGGTCGACCTCAACTCCGCCAACGGCATCCTGGTCGACGGCGGGCTCGTGCAGCGTCTGCGCGTGATCCCCGGCCAGCGATTCACGCTGGGTGACTGCGAATTCGTCGTGCACCTGGTCAGCGATTTCGACGGTTCGGCCGACGGCGACCCCGTGCTCGAACGCGGCGGGGCGCTCATGTTCAACCGCAGCCCGCGGGTCGAAGAACGGTTCACGGGTGAGGAGCTCGACGAGCCGCGCTACCCCCGCGACCAGCCGTCGCGCCTGTTCCCCTGGCCCATGCTGGTCGCCCCGATCCTGCTCGCCGTGACGATGTTCAGCATCACGCAGCGTCCGGCCTCGCTCCTGATCGCCGCCGCTTCGCCCATGATGATGTTCGGCAACTTCATCTCGCAGAAGACGAACATCGGCCAGCGTCTGCGCAAGGAGGTCGAGTCCTTCGAGGAGCAGTTCGAGCGGCTCGAGGAGAAGCTCTACCACTCGCACCCCAAGGAACGTGAGGTGCGGCAGAACGAGGTGCCCGCGGTCGCTGTGGTCTTCGATGAGGCCATGCGCCTGGGCCCGCTGCTGTGGACGCGCCGGCCCGAGCACTGGAACTTCCTCGCGATGCGGCTGGGCGTGTGCGAGAGCGAGGCGCGCACGCGCATCAAGCGCACCGAGACGCCCGAAGCGCTCGTCGAATACGTCGAGCGCGTCGACCGCCTGGAAGAGCGCTACCGGATGATCGCCGATGTACCGATCCTGGAGTCGCTCCAGAGCGTCGGCTCGATCGGCGTCGCCGGCCCCACCTCGCTCGCGAGCGACGCACTGCGGGGGATCGCGGTGCAGCTGTTCGGCACGCACTCCCCGAACGAGCTCGTCACGGTCGCGCTCACCGAGCCGGGCTGGGCCAACGAGTTGGACTGGCTCAAGTGGCTGCCGCACACCTCCAGCGAGCGGAACCCGTTCAAGGACATGCCGCTGGCGGATTCCGCGTCCACCGGCACGGCGCTGCTGAGCGGTCTCGAGGAGATCGTGCTGCGACGTTCGCGCGAGTCGAAGTCCGCGCGTCCGCCGTACGGTGCCGACTGGGATCCGATGCGCTACGGCACCGACGTCAAGCGCGCGGCCGAGGACGCCACCTTCCCCGGTCAGACCGCGATCGTGGTCATCGTCACCAACGACGCCCCCGTCGACCGCGCACGGCTGACCCAGATCCTGGAGCGCGGCGCCGACGTCGGCGTGTACGCGCTCTTCGTGGCCCCCGTTGTCGAGGCTCTGCCCGCTGCCTGCCGCACGTTCGTCGATGTCGGCAAGGGCCTCGACGACGCCGTCGTCGGCACGGTCCGCAGCGGTGTCGATTACCGCGGCGTCCAGGTCGAGGGCGTCTCGCACGCCTACATGATGATGTTCGCGAAGCGCTTGGCGCCGGTCGTCGACTCGAGCACCGTGATCGAGGATGCCTCCGACATCCCGAACTCGGTCAGCTTCCTCTCCCTCGTCGGCACCGAGATCGCGGACGACGCGAACGCGGTGATCGACCGCTGGCGTCAGAACAACACGATCATCGACCGCTCCGGAGCACCCCAGTCGCGGCTCAAGAAGGCCGGCAACCTGCGAGCGATCATCGGGCAGTCGCAGACGGATGCCATGACCCTCGACCTGCGTCTGCAGGGCCCGCACGCCCTGGTCGGAGGAACGACCGGTGCGGGCAAGAGCGAGTTCCTGCAGGCCTGGGTGCTCGGCATGGCCGCGGCGCACAGCCCCGACCGCGTCACGTTCCTGTTCGTCGACTACAAGGGCGGATCCGCGTTCGCGGACTGTGTCGACCTGCCGCACACCGTGGGACTGGTCACCGACCTCAGCCCCCACCTCGTGCGGCGTGCGCTCACGAGCCTGCGCGCCGAGCTGCATCACCGCGAGCACCTCTTCAACCGCAAGAAGGCGAAGGACCTGCTCGAGCTCGAGAAGCGCCGCGACCCCGAGACACCGCCCGCGCTCGTGCTCGTGATCGACGAGTTCGCCGCGCTCGCCGGAGAGGTGCCGGAGTTCGTGGACGGCGTGGTCGACATCGCCCAGCGCGGTCGCTCCCTCGGCATCCATCTGATCATGGCGACACAGCGTCCGGCCGGTGTCATCAAGGACAACCTCCGCGCGAACACCAACCTGCGCGTGGCGCTGCGCATGGCCGACGAATCGGACTCCAAAGACGTCGTGGACGATCCGGTGGCGGCGACCTTCTCGCCCTCGCTGCCCGGTCGCGGCATCGCGAAGACCGGACCAGGGCGGCTCGTGCCGTTCCAGTCCGCCTACGCGGGTGGCTGGACGACCGAAGAGGCGCAGGTCGCCGAGGTCAAGGTCGCCGAACTCCGCTTCGGCTCGATCCAGACGTGGGAGGCCGAGCAGGCGCCGGAGTCCGACTCGCATGACGAGGACCTCGGCCCCAACGACCAGAAGCGCATCGTCGCGACCCTGGTGACCGCGGCACGTCAGGCGCGCATCCCCGCTCCTCGTCGTCCCTGGCTCGACGACCTCGAGGGCGCCGTCGACATCCGCGATCTGCCCGTCCTCGGTGACGGACAGGTGCTGCTCGGCAAGATGGACGTCCCGGAGCGACAGCTCCAGGAACCCGCGTACTTCCATCCGGACAAGGACGGCTCGCTGCTGGTCTACGGCACCAGTGGATCGGGCAAGTCGACCGTGCTGCGAACGATCGCGATCGCCGGGGGCTTCGATCCGGCGCACTCGAACGTCGAGGTGTACGGACTCGATTTCGGATCCGGATCGCTCAAGAGCCTCGAGGTGCTTCCGCACGTCGGTTCGGTCATCTCCGGCGACGACTCCGAGCGCGTGCAGCGCGTTCTCCGCTCGCTCGCCAAGGTGCTCGACGACCGCGGCAAGCGCTTCAGTGCGGCGAACGCCTCCAGTCTCACCGAGTACCGTGAGATCACCGGACGGGACGAGGCGCGCATCCTGTTCCTGATCGACGGGTTCCCGCAGTTCCGGGCGGAGTGGGAGTCGACCACGGCGCGCATGCCGTTCTACCAGACCTTCATGCGCATCCTCGGCGAGGGGCGTCCGCTCGGCGTACACGTGATCGCGAGCGCCGACCGCTCGGGCTCAGTGCCCACTGCGGTCAGCGCGAACGTCTCGCGGCGTGTGGTGCTGCGCCTCTCCGACGAGTCCGGTTATGCGATGCTCAACGCTCCCAAGGACGTGCTGGACGAGCGCTCGGCTCCGGGCCGCGCGATCGTCGATGGGCGGGAGACCCAGATCGCGACGCTCGGCGGCACTCCGAACGTCGCGGAGCAGACCAAGCTCCTCGAGAAGCTCGCCGAGTCGCTGCGCGAAGCCGGGGCTCGTGAGGTGCCGGAGATCGGCGCACTCCCCACTCGCCTGTCGGTGCGCGACCTGCCCGATCGACTGGGCGAGTTCCCGGTGCTCGGCGTCGCGGAGGACACTCTGGCCGCCCGCGACTTCGATCCGGTCGGCACG
It encodes:
- a CDS encoding RDD family protein — protein: MIWEIDDHAPEIEGLDKNGRPDPAYAESLGLIPAGRGARIGAALMEWAVAVVIAVPAIIALTPILAEAVAGGFEPEAFFARPDLVWIIVAVAVSQGLMIAYVIVQLVLHGRKGVTLGKAVCGIRSVNVRTLERPGFWRGAVVRYLLAGASFLIPLIGPVLVIALSPLFDIERRGRGWLDLAAATWFVDARHGLNPYDQKRMRIARKRVKTPEHEEKAPLPSLATPVDRDAPAAYVPSARLSGGVIGAHRGGTATPPAPQPESAAGAVVSAVPPSLATGAPAPAFAPPVAPAPAAPAPAAPAVLRPAAAPAPAPTSTPAPAPAPAPAPASTPAPAPASTPAQSAAPAASAGTRAVLILDSGERVEVRGTTLFGRSPGAAAGEGEAQLVRVADDTRSVSKTHLAVMPARRGVFAVDRASTNGSAIIRNGSETALVAGHPAELQIGDTVRFGDRTLTVEWV
- a CDS encoding FtsK/SpoIIIE domain-containing protein; translated protein: MRVKLTLRRPAAPLTDVVVMADSTATIADVARQIATTDPLRSIAAAPADVLTLSVAPPTSDQTTMLNPDLLVGDAPIGSGFLAEVVNVGPHRASVGTIGARPAALLSVVSGPASGQEFPLPIGHFLIGRDAANDVTVADPLVSKRHARIEVASTFVELVDLNSANGILVDGGLVQRLRVIPGQRFTLGDCEFVVHLVSDFDGSADGDPVLERGGALMFNRSPRVEERFTGEELDEPRYPRDQPSRLFPWPMLVAPILLAVTMFSITQRPASLLIAAASPMMMFGNFISQKTNIGQRLRKEVESFEEQFERLEEKLYHSHPKEREVRQNEVPAVAVVFDEAMRLGPLLWTRRPEHWNFLAMRLGVCESEARTRIKRTETPEALVEYVERVDRLEERYRMIADVPILESLQSVGSIGVAGPTSLASDALRGIAVQLFGTHSPNELVTVALTEPGWANELDWLKWLPHTSSERNPFKDMPLADSASTGTALLSGLEEIVLRRSRESKSARPPYGADWDPMRYGTDVKRAAEDATFPGQTAIVVIVTNDAPVDRARLTQILERGADVGVYALFVAPVVEALPAACRTFVDVGKGLDDAVVGTVRSGVDYRGVQVEGVSHAYMMMFAKRLAPVVDSSTVIEDASDIPNSVSFLSLVGTEIADDANAVIDRWRQNNTIIDRSGAPQSRLKKAGNLRAIIGQSQTDAMTLDLRLQGPHALVGGTTGAGKSEFLQAWVLGMAAAHSPDRVTFLFVDYKGGSAFADCVDLPHTVGLVTDLSPHLVRRALTSLRAELHHREHLFNRKKAKDLLELEKRRDPETPPALVLVIDEFAALAGEVPEFVDGVVDIAQRGRSLGIHLIMATQRPAGVIKDNLRANTNLRVALRMADESDSKDVVDDPVAATFSPSLPGRGIAKTGPGRLVPFQSAYAGGWTTEEAQVAEVKVAELRFGSIQTWEAEQAPESDSHDEDLGPNDQKRIVATLVTAARQARIPAPRRPWLDDLEGAVDIRDLPVLGDGQVLLGKMDVPERQLQEPAYFHPDKDGSLLVYGTSGSGKSTVLRTIAIAGGFDPAHSNVEVYGLDFGSGSLKSLEVLPHVGSVISGDDSERVQRVLRSLAKVLDDRGKRFSAANASSLTEYREITGRDEARILFLIDGFPQFRAEWESTTARMPFYQTFMRILGEGRPLGVHVIASADRSGSVPTAVSANVSRRVVLRLSDESGYAMLNAPKDVLDERSAPGRAIVDGRETQIATLGGTPNVAEQTKLLEKLAESLREAGAREVPEIGALPTRLSVRDLPDRLGEFPVLGVAEDTLAARDFDPVGTFVVAGPPSSGKTNALKAIITSMRRLDPQIKLFHFGGRRAQLKDYVEWTRSAVTPEDAKELAKEITEIATDETLGVRLLVVVEDVPQFADSPAEREMKALFQAINRSDHLLIGDADVTQVTSGFGFIADFKAGRKGIILKPDAFDGDAVFKVPFPKVKRTDFPEGRGIFVQAGRQVTVQLPLVEAERKA